The following is a genomic window from Pseudomonas sp. FP2335.
CAGGCGGCGAACCTGGTCGCCAGCGTCGACCGCAGCCGCCTCAACTCCGGGGAAACGGTCGAGCTGACGGTGGAATCGAGCGACGTCACCCAGTTCGGCAAGCCCGACCTGTCGCCGCTGGAGGCACAGTTCGAAGTCAGCGGCACGCGCCAGCTCAACCAACTCACCACCCTCGGCGGCGACAACCACGCGACCACGCGCTGGATCATCACCCTGCTGCCCAAGGAAAACGGCACGGTGATCATCCCGCCGCTGCAAGTGGGCGAATACTCGACCCAACCCATCAGCCTGCAAGTGGTGGAGACCGCCAGCCAGAACACCAGCGCCGAACTGGCACCGGTGTTCGTCGAAGCCAACCTCGACCAAACCACGGTGTACGTCCAGGCCCAGGCGCTGTTGACGGTGCGGGTGTACCACTCGGTGTCGCTGTATGACGACAGCAGCCTCACGCCATTGCAAATCGCCGACGCCCGCGTCGAGCAACTGGGCGAGTCGCGCACCTACGAAAAGGTCATCAACAGCATCCGCCACGGCGTGATCGAAACCCGCTACGCGATCTACCCGCAGCACAGCGGCACGCTGGACATTCCGGCGCAGACCTTCAGTGCGACGCTGGTGGAGTCGCGCCCGCCCCAGGAAAACACCCTGCAAGGCACCAAGCCCGGCAAGCTGATCCACGTCAGCTCGGCGCCGCTGCCATTGACGGTCAAGCCCAAGCCCGAACTCTACCCCGCCGACGCGCCCTGGCTGCCCGCGCGCAGCCTGACCCTGAGCGAAAGCTGGAACCCCGAGCCTGAGCATGTGCAGGTTGGCGATTCCCTGACCCGCAGTCTCATCGTCAGGGCCGAAGGCCTCTCCAGCGCGCAACTGCCGGCGCTGCCCAGCACCGACATCAACGGCCTGCGCCGTTACCCGGACCAACCGGTGCTCGGCAACCAGACCAGCGACCGCGGCCTGATCGGCAGCCGCGAAGACCGCGAGGCCCTGGTGCCCAACCGCGTCGGCCCGTTGGAACTGCCGGCGGTAGACGTGGTGTGGTGGAACACCCACGAAGACCACCTTGAACATACCAGCCTGCCGGCGCGCACCCTGCAAGTGGCCAACAACCCAAGCCTGGTGGTGGACACCCCCGCCACGCCGACCATCATCACCGCACCGGACGACAGTCGCTTGTGGCTGTGGCAACT
Proteins encoded in this region:
- a CDS encoding BatD family protein, whose translation is MSRRTTLLLLLTLSAGHAQAANLVASVDRSRLNSGETVELTVESSDVTQFGKPDLSPLEAQFEVSGTRQLNQLTTLGGDNHATTRWIITLLPKENGTVIIPPLQVGEYSTQPISLQVVETASQNTSAELAPVFVEANLDQTTVYVQAQALLTVRVYHSVSLYDDSSLTPLQIADARVEQLGESRTYEKVINSIRHGVIETRYAIYPQHSGTLDIPAQTFSATLVESRPPQENTLQGTKPGKLIHVSSAPLPLTVKPKPELYPADAPWLPARSLTLSESWNPEPEHVQVGDSLTRSLIVRAEGLSSAQLPALPSTDINGLRRYPDQPVLGNQTSDRGLIGSREDREALVPNRVGPLELPAVDVVWWNTHEDHLEHTSLPARTLQVANNPSLVVDTPATPTIITAPDDSRLWLWQLSTLILACTTLLGFGLWWRARRQPAVLRAAQTGPSPRTLLDDLKRATQANDPQATRQALDAWARQQPETLAEMAARFVPLSDALDGLNGALYSESGQYWLGEELWRAVKAIPVAERELDPATDTTSLPPLYPK